A stretch of DNA from Desulfosarcina ovata subsp. ovata:
TGCCCTGTTGATCTGATTTCAAATGGAGAATCATGCCATTTATGCATAATTATGTAATGTAAAACTGTATAATGGCTGTTGTTCTTTTGTCATCGCGCCATATCCATTCTGTACCTCTATGTTGCGGCGAATCCTGCCTTCCATGCTTCCCTCCTATTAGAGCAAAAATTCATTATAATGAATTTAATATTGTCAAAATATCGGCGGTTCGGTTGTTTGACTATAATGAACCAAATGGAGTGGTAGAGGCCTGCCAGATGATGGCGGAATATGGTCCGGCGGTGAAAGTGCTTGCCGGTGGGACCGACCTGATGGTCGACATGAAAAAGAAGCTGCTCTCCCCGGCGCATCTGGTTTCCATTTCAAGACTTGAGGCACTCAAAACAATCGATTCGGCAAAGGACGGGGTAACCATCGGCTCCTGCGTCAGTGTCGCCAGGATAGCAGCCTCGGACGTGATCGCCAACCGATGGCCTGCCCTGTGCAGCGGGGCGGCGGCCATCGGCAGCCCGCAGATCCGCAACCTTGCCACCATCGGCGGAAATATCGTTTCGGCCAGTGCGGCGGCGGATTTGCCGCCATCGCTGATCGCCTATGGTGCCCGACTTGTTTTGAAAAGCATCTCCGGGGAGCGTGTTGTCCCCCTGAATCAATTCTTTTTGGGTTCACGGAGAACGGCCGCCGCTGCCGATGAAATCGTCACTGAAATCGTGATCAAAGCACCACCGCCCTGTTCCGGCGCGGCATATGTCAACCTGGGGATCCGTTTCCAGTTTCGGTATCGCGACCATTTACTATGCCGGATCCCTTTTGGGCGGGCCGTACAAATTGCCCAACATGAAATACGATGCCTACCGCGTCTACACCAACCTGCCCGCGTGCGGTGCCCAGCGGGGGCATGGCGGCGTGATTGCCAGGGCCTGCTGGGAACAGCAGCTGGACATGATTGCCGAGGAACTTGCCATGGACCCCATTGAACTGCGCCTGAAAAACATGATGGTGACCGGGGATGTGACCTGTAACGATCTGAACATGAGCAGCCTGGGCATGCGCGAGTGTATCGAGGCAGTCAGGGATCGGTCCGAATGGAAACGCAAGAAAGGCAACCTTCCCAAGGGCAAGGGGATTGGCATGGCCTGCGGTTTTTTCGTATCCGGCGCCGGGTTTCCGATTTATCGCTCCGATACCTACCACGGCACGGTAGTGATCAAGCTGACCGAGGATGGTGGAACGGCACTGGTTTACACGGCATCGGCCGAAATCGGACAGGGATCGGACACGGCATTTGCCATGATTGCCGCCGAAGCCCTGGGTATTCCCCTGGACTGGGTAAGACTGGCTTCGGGCGATACCGATTTCGGTGTCGACCTGGGCGCCTATTCCAGCCGCCAGACCCTGATGACCGGCCAGGCCACCAAGGAGGCCGCCGAGGATGTCAAACGTCAGGTGCTTGAAGTCCTGTCGGAAGTGCTCGATGTTCCGGTTGCGGATATGGATGTCAAAAGGGGGCTGATTATCAATCGTGTGTCGGTGGAAGCCCAGATGCAGGGTGCGATTTATATGGGGTTGGGCGAAGCATTGTACGAAGAGGTGAAATTCGACGACGAGGGGCGTGTGAGGAATGCCGATCTTGCCGAATACAAGATGCCGACGGCCCGGGATATGCCGCCCATCGACGCCGTCATCGTGGAGAGTAACGAACCCAACGGGCCGTTTGGCGCCAAGGAAGTTGGCGAAGGCGCCATTATGCCCACCATTCCCGCTGTTTTGAACGCCCTGTCCGATGCCGTGGGGGTGCGATTGAATGAATTGCCGCTGACGCCCGAACGGGTCTACCTGGCCATTAAGGAATTCAAGAACAAATCCGAATTGTTGCGCTGATTGAAAATCAGCCTAGGCCGTTCTTGCCGAGAACACCATTTCCGGTTTTTGCGGTTGGTGGTGTACCCTGGCGGACAGTGTGCTCGTTGAGTAGAAGCGGTCGTTGATGTTGTGCCGGCGGATCAGGATTTTGGCGCTCTCCACATCCCGCAAGCAGACCGCTTCAAACAACTGGTTGTGCTCCCGAATGACTTCCGGCATGCGCTTCACCTCCAGGTCTTCGAGCCGGAAACACAGGGCGATCATCTGGCATAGCTCCCGGTACTGCTGAACCAGGTACTGATTGCCGGCCATGGCGATGATCGCGGCATGGAATTCGGCATCCAGGAGAAACAGTTTGTGATAGGCCTGGCTGGCGACACCGTCTTCATAGGCGATCTTCGCCTCTTCCAGGTACGCGCCATTCAGGCCGGTCATTTGCTGCAGCGCCTTGCCGATGTTGCTTAGCTCCAGTGCCTCCCTGACCTCATAGAGATCTTTCGCATCCTCCCGGGTGAGGCGACGAACCGAGTACCCCTGATTGGGAGTGAAATTGAGATATCCCTCCTTGGCCAGAATGCTCAATGCATTGTTGATCGGCGTCCGGCTGACACCGAGTTTTTCGGCCAAATTCACCAGGGTCAGTCGTTGTCCGGGGACGATGTGATGGCTCATCATCATCTCTTTGATGGCCTGATACGATGACAGTGCAAGATTTGTTGGAGTTTTCATGCGCATAATCTCCTTTTTATGGTGGGCCCCTCCAAATGGGCATGGCCGGCCGTGGCATCATTGGTACAGCATGCACAGGTTGCCGCCGGCATGGGATGGGCGAGACCGCCATGGCTTTTTTCCAACGGCCGATCACTCAGGATCGCATCGCCAAGGCATCCCGATCCACGTCCGGTCAGGCCGTTTACGTTGATTACCGGAGCCCAGGGATTGATCTGCGCTGTCCGGCGGCGGAAAATCCTTGATTCCAACTCGCACACCTGGTCTGCCTTGGTGACGGTGACAATGTCCGCCGCAGCGATCAGCGGAGAGAACTTGGTTGGCATATCCAGGCCGCGGCGGTGATCGATAACGAAAATGCTTCGTCCGCCTACGATCCACGGCACGCAGCGGTGGCAAAGACCGGCCGTTTCAAGAACAACGACTTCGGCCTTTTGCCTCTGGGCCCACCACCACACATCCTTCAGGTTGTCCATGTAGAACCGGCCCGGACAGAGGCAGCCGCTGACGCCGGCGGCCACCGGAATGCCGAGATCTCGGTAGCGCATGGCATCGGGCGTTTGTCTGGGGCAGTCGATCTTGCACGCGGCCACGGGAATTTTTTCTGCCAGCAGGTGGCCGAGGGTGTGCCGCATGACCGATGTCTTTCCCGCGGATGGCGGGCCGGCAACGATGACGAATCTCAGCAGCAAAGCATTTGCCTCCGATCTGGTTCAGGGCCGGGTTCCGGCGGAATGGCGGCGGGAACAGGGTCCGCTTCTATCCATCGCCAGTTGTCGGCCGGCTTGGAAAATGACCGGTTGATATGTTGAGGGGAAAAATCGATGCCGTAAAAGCCGCGGTAAAAAATCTGTGCCTCGGTCATCACATTGTAGTGGCAGCGCGTGGGGTGAAAGACCTTTGCCATGTGCAGCAGGCCGAGGACCCAGCGGGGACTGCCAAAATCCCAACCCGGCGCCGGATGGACGAAGATGCGCCGGTTTTTGACCGCCTTGGCCGTTACGCCCAGGGCCAGACATTCGTCCAGGAAATCATCCATCCGGTTGGAAAGGAAAGCGGAAATAAAAATAATTTCCGGATCGAGTGCGTTGAGCTGGGCCAGGGGCAGATTGCGGCCGGGACGTCCACCGGGAGGCAGCATCTTATTGAGGCTGACGCCGCCGGCCGCCTCCACGAGCTGGTTCTCCAACCGTTCACCGTTGATGTAAAACAGGGGTTTGCCCATGGCATAGTAAACCCGCGGGCGGTGTTTGGGCGACGCCAGGGCATTTTCCACCCTCACCATCTGGTTTTCCAGGTACATGGCCAGGGCTTCGGCGCGTTCGCCAACACCGGCTTTACGCCCAAAGTCAAGCAGCGCGTCGATATAGGTACGCGGATGTTGAATGCGCCGGTGAAGATCCTTCAGCCCACCCTCCTGCAGGATTTCCTCCCAGGCTTTGACCACCACGGTCTTTTTATGGACGCCCATGGCGATGAGCATTGCGGCGACAATCTCCATGGCGCGGGTCAGGGGATAGCCGCCCTCGAAGTCCCCTTCCTGGTAAGTGGCGGTCGCCGATGGGCCGACAATGGGCAGATAGCCGGGACATGCCGGGCAGCTGTTGTCGATGGACACACCCTTTTCGGGCAGCTTCAGCTTGGCCCCCATGGGACCGTAAAATTCCCGTTCCAGGACCAGCTGGCCGCAGTGGGGGCAGCGGGTATTGAGATAGTCGCTGCCCGGCGTGTTAAACAGGTAGACGAAGTCAAGCATTCGCCGAAGGGTGAGACAGAAATCCTCAGCGTCACGAATCGACGGTTCCAAATCGATGGCTGCGCCTTCAAAAGGCAGAAAGCGCATCACCTGGAGCGGAATGTGCGGTGACAGCCTGGCGACATGTCTGGCCAGGTCGAACAGCTCCGCCGCATTGTTTCGGGTGAGAATACACGATATCTCGATGTGCACACCGGCGCCATGAAGCGCCTCGAGATTTCTCAACACCGGCCGGATAGCGGGTACGCCGCAGGCCTGGTAGGCCGCATCGGAAAATCCCTTCATGCCGATATTGATAAAATCCAGAAATGGCATCAGTTGGGTCAAGGACTCCGGGGTAAAATAGGCGTTGGAGGAACAGCCGACTTTGAGCCCCCTGGCCTGGGCCAGTTCGGCGATTCGCAGGAAACGGAGAAAGGCTGCCAGGGGATCGTTCATCAGAAAAACGATCCCCTGGCAGTCGGCCCGGATGGCTTGGTCGACAATTTCCTCGGCGGTGAAGTGCCGAAGGGCGGGGCTGTCGGGAGACATCTCCTTTACGAGAACCGAGGAGATGCATCCCGGGCAGCTGAAATTGCATCCGGTGGTGGTGACTTGCAGGAATTTAGATCCCGGCTGGAAGTGCAGTATGGGCATGGTTTCAATGGAGATGGGGCAGGTAACCAGGAAGTGGTCCGCGTAGCGTTCCACGATGCTGCCGTGCTTCCATTCATAAAGCCCGCAGGCGCCCGGCCGGCCTTCGGTCAGATGGCAACGCCGTTCGCAGATGGTGCAGTTTAATTGTTTCATGGTTTTTTGTCCTGTTTGGCGTGGATGGTTTTGCATACAACATGACAAATATAAATGTCAAATAAAATTTAAACACGTCATGTTTTTGCCGATGGTCTCATGGGGGTAGCTTTCTGGTATGCAATTGCGCATAGCGGTTGGGAGAATCTCATTTACGGAGCTTCTGGTGGTTTGATGGGCGGAAATCCATCGGGAAGTATGGCTGTGGACCGTCGGATGGCAAATGGAACAGTGGTGTTCAAAGAAATGGGGTGACGTGACAACCATTCATTGTTGTTTCGGGTTGCATTTTTCGATGGGGCTGTGGCAACCAAGGTGGTGGAAACGGGCCGAACAAGCAGTGATGCTTGCCCGGCCCGGTGGTCGGGTTTGGAACGGTTGGATTATTGAGTAATCGGTGCCGATTACTCCGTTGCCAGCATCACGCTGGTGGCCTTGATCATAACGGTGATCTCCTCACCCACCTTGACCCCCAGTTCCTTGGCGGCCTCCACGCTGATCAATGCGGTAAGCACGTTGCCGTTGCCGCTGCCCACATCCACTTTGACCTTTGCCATGACCATTCCTTCGGTGAGTTCGATCACTTTGCCCTTGAGAACGTTCCGTGTGCTGAGTTTCATGCGATTCCTCCTTTGATAAGAATAAATATTATAAATCGGCGATCAATTTGCCGGTGATGCTGCCTTCGTATCCGGGAATCGCATTGATTTCGCGTCGCAATGCAGCGGATTGGAGGACGTCCAGAAGGACCTTGATGGTGGGATGGCCGGTCACGTCGTTGGGAATGACCAGGTCGCAGCGGGCCGCGGTAATGGACACAAATCCCAGATCAAACGCCTCGGCAATGGCCCGCAGCCCCAGGGCCGCGTCGGCGACGTTGCAGGCAATCCGGTAAGCGCCTTCACGGTGGGTGGTGACCTCGTTCTGGTAGCCGTTGATGACCGTTCCGTCAATGCCGGCGCGCTGCAGCTGGTCGTCCAGAAGAACCCGTAGCGCTGCACCCGGCTCGCGATTGATGAAACGAACCATGGGTTGGGCCAGGTCAGCGACGGTCCGGATGCCCAGCGGGTTGCCTTTGGCCACCATCAGCCCTTCCTCGAGCATGGAGAATCCAAGAACAGAGCTGCTCAGGCCGGCCAGTTTCTGGCTGGCGACGACGACGTTGGACTCACCTTTGTCGGTGTTGTGCAGGTGGGTGCCGGCCACATGGGCCAGTCCGTCGGCGAGCCGGCCGAGGGCCCGGTGGCTGGAGGCGAATCGGCAATGGACGCGCGCATCCGGGGCCACGCGGTTAACATGGTGGCCGAGAACTTCAAAGGCCGGATCGCAACCCATCAGGATAATGGTTTTGTCCAGCCGCTCGGATGACGACAGGATCTGGGCATTTTTCCGGTCGGGTGTCAGCAGGCCATCGGCGGATCGCAACCCAAAGGGAATCGATTCGGAACCATGCAGGGGCAGCCCCACCAGGCGGTCACGCACCCGTCCCAATGCCAGACGGGTGGCCGTGTCGTCCTTGCCGTTGATGACATGTACCGGCTGGACCTCCTGGGGCGTCTGCTCGACGAACAGGTCTTCCACCCGGCAGGAGAAGATGCGCGCCAGGCGCAGGGCAATGGCGGTGTTGGGCAGGTAGCGCCCGGACTCAATGTCATAGATGGCCTGGCGCCGGACGTCGACTTTGTCGGCCAGTTCCTGCTGGGACCATCCCTTGCTCATGCGATAGGCTTTGACGTTGCAGGTGATATCGTCACTTTTTCGGGCCATGCACGACTCCTGGCCCGCAGTGGGCCTTAATGGTGAAAGTGGACTAAAAAAAAGATTGACCAATTCTATATCATATGCAATGAGGCTATGTCAAATAGCGTTTATAAAAGACATCATGATTTGTGGCTGAATTGACGTTTAATATTGTAATTTAACGGAAACAGGGTGCAAATCGATTCCCAAAATAATTTGGGTCAGATGGAGCAGATATGGACAAACGCAAGTGGGGTTTCCTTTTCAGTGGATGGGTGTTGTGGGCGGCTGTGATGATGGCCCAACCGGCATATGCCGCACGGTTGCATATTTTTGTGGGTGCGGGTTTGCGCCAGCCGGTGGATCAGCTGGTTCACGCTTTTGAAGCGCAGACCGGCCATCAGGTGGTGGTTGATTACGGTGGCAGCGGCCAGTTGCTGGCCAAGATCAATGTCGCCGCCAGCGGCGACCTGTTCATTCCCGGCGCCCTTTTCTATATTGAAAAACTCGAAAAGGCGGGCAAGATCCGTTCCTACCGGCCGATTGTGGCCCACACCCCGGTGATTGGCGTCAATGTTTCCCAGACCGCACGGATCCAATCCTTTGATGATCTGACAACTCCGGGCGTCCGCCTGGCCATGGGCGATCCCAAAGCCATGGCCTTCGGCCGCACGGCCATGGCCATCTGTGAGCAGTCGGGGAAAAAAGCAGATATCTTAAAAAATGTCACCGTGTACGGAGCCACTGTCAAACAACTGGCCATGTACGTCAGCCAGGGCGCGGTGGACGCCGCGATCATCGGTCGGGCCGACGCTTTCCAGAACCGGGACAAGATCAGCATCGTCGATATTCCCAAGGCCTACTTAAAGTCGGAGACCATTGCCGCGGCGGTTTTGCGCTCGGCAGCGGATCCGGCACTGGCCGGCCGGCTGTGTGACTTTTTCTCTTCCCGTGAGGCGATTGCCGTTTTCATGCAGCACGGCTTTCTTCCCCTGAGCGAGTGATTCCGATCCCATGCGCTGTTTTTGCCTGCTGCCGATGGGCGTGCTGGTTCTGCTGATTGTCGGCGTACTGGCCGGACTGCTTGTCCAATTGCCCTTTTCCCGGATTTTGACCACCCTGACCTCGGCGGAGATCCGTTTCGCCCTGCGCCTGACCCTTTTGACCTCCCTGTTGGCCACGGTCATCGCGCTTTTTCTGGGGGTGCCGACCGGTTATTTTCTGGCCCGCCAGGCCTTCCCCGGAAAGGCTCTGGTCGATACCCTGATCGACCTGCCCATGACCATGACCCCGCTGGTGGCGGGGGTAGGGCTGCTCTTCCTGCTGGGCAATGATACCGTCCGTCAGGTGCTGGACCGGATGGGCATTCAACTGCTCTTCACCCCCTGGGGCGCGGTGCTGGCCCAGGTACTGATTGCCGCACCGATCATGACCCGCACCAGCCGGTCGGCCTTTGGGGCCTTGGATTGCCGTTTTGAGCAGGCCGCCCAGACCCTGGGGCTCAAACCCTGGCAGGTGTTTTTGCGCATTTCCTTGCCCATGGCCCGGCCGGTCATCCTTAGCGGTCTGGTGCTTTGTTGGGCCCGTGCCGTCGGTGAATTCGGCGCTACCCTTATGGTGGCCGGTGCCACGCGTTTCAGGACCGAGACCCTGCCAATTGCCGTTTACCTGAACATTTCCAGCGGTGAGATGGGCATTGCCCTGGTGTGTGCCTGGCTGCTGATTATGACCGGTTTCCTGGTGCTGTTGGCCATGCGCTGGATCGGATCGCCCTTCTGGGCCGAGACGCCGCTGGCGGGAGATGGGCCATGACCGCAATCCGGCTGGAGAAGGTGAGTGTGCGGGGAGTGAGAGCGGTCGACCTGGCCGTGTCCGATGGTGAACTGTTTGTGCTCCTGGGGCCGTCGGGTGCCGGCAAGAGTACGCTTTTGCAGGTGATCGCCGGTCTTCTGCCATACCGGGGGCGGGTTTTTTTCAATGACAACTGTATCGACAGCCTGCCGCCCCACCAGCGCAAGGTGGGCTATCTCTTCCAGGATCTGCTGCTTTTTCCTCATCTGACGGTCCGTCAGAACCTGAGCATTGCCATGACCCACCTGAAGTTGGATCGCCAGACGAAAAATGAGAAAATTGCCGAGCTGCTCTCCCTGTTCGGCATTGCCGGACTAGCCGGGCGCTACCCGATACAGATGAGTGGCGGCGAGAAGCAGCGCGCGGCCCTGGCGCGGGCCATTGCCACCGATCCGCAGATTCTCCTGCTGGACGAGCCTTTCAGCAGCCTTGACCCGGATAATGCCCGGCGGCTGCGTGCCGAGATGAAAAAACATCAACGCCATTTCCGCATCACCACCGTGTTCGTGACTCACAATCGGGGCGAAGCGCGGCAGCTGGCCGATCGCATGGGGGTCATCCGGCAGGGCCGCCTGACGGCGGACGTCTCTTTGCATGAGATCGAAAAGATGGTGCCGGTGGAGGACATTTTGCCAGTTGGTGCCAACGAAAGTGTAACGGCGGCCCCTTTTTCGTGGGGTACGCCCATGTCCGTGATTCGGTCATGAAACCGGATCCATCAAAAAAATAAAAAGGAGAGGTTGAAAATGAAACTGAGCAAGTGCATGGTAGGGGGCTGGATTGTGATGATGATGGTGCTGGGCGGGTTGGCAGGCCCT
This window harbors:
- a CDS encoding molybdopterin cofactor-binding domain-containing protein, with the protein product MSTWGSVSSFGIATIYYAGSLLGGPYKLPNMKYDAYRVYTNLPACGAQRGHGGVIARACWEQQLDMIAEELAMDPIELRLKNMMVTGDVTCNDLNMSSLGMRECIEAVRDRSEWKRKKGNLPKGKGIGMACGFFVSGAGFPIYRSDTYHGTVVIKLTEDGGTALVYTASAEIGQGSDTAFAMIAAEALGIPLDWVRLASGDTDFGVDLGAYSSRQTLMTGQATKEAAEDVKRQVLEVLSEVLDVPVADMDVKRGLIINRVSVEAQMQGAIYMGLGEALYEEVKFDDEGRVRNADLAEYKMPTARDMPPIDAVIVESNEPNGPFGAKEVGEGAIMPTIPAVLNALSDAVGVRLNELPLTPERVYLAIKEFKNKSELLR
- a CDS encoding GntR family transcriptional regulator; the encoded protein is MKTPTNLALSSYQAIKEMMMSHHIVPGQRLTLVNLAEKLGVSRTPINNALSILAKEGYLNFTPNQGYSVRRLTREDAKDLYEVREALELSNIGKALQQMTGLNGAYLEEAKIAYEDGVASQAYHKLFLLDAEFHAAIIAMAGNQYLVQQYRELCQMIALCFRLEDLEVKRMPEVIREHNQLFEAVCLRDVESAKILIRRHNINDRFYSTSTLSARVHHQPQKPEMVFSARTA
- a CDS encoding GTP-binding protein; translation: MLLRFVIVAGPPSAGKTSVMRHTLGHLLAEKIPVAACKIDCPRQTPDAMRYRDLGIPVAAGVSGCLCPGRFYMDNLKDVWWWAQRQKAEVVVLETAGLCHRCVPWIVGGRSIFVIDHRRGLDMPTKFSPLIAAADIVTVTKADQVCELESRIFRRRTAQINPWAPVINVNGLTGRGSGCLGDAILSDRPLEKSHGGLAHPMPAATCACCTNDATAGHAHLEGPTIKRRLCA
- a CDS encoding radical SAM protein, with the translated sequence MKQLNCTICERRCHLTEGRPGACGLYEWKHGSIVERYADHFLVTCPISIETMPILHFQPGSKFLQVTTTGCNFSCPGCISSVLVKEMSPDSPALRHFTAEEIVDQAIRADCQGIVFLMNDPLAAFLRFLRIAELAQARGLKVGCSSNAYFTPESLTQLMPFLDFINIGMKGFSDAAYQACGVPAIRPVLRNLEALHGAGVHIEISCILTRNNAAELFDLARHVARLSPHIPLQVMRFLPFEGAAIDLEPSIRDAEDFCLTLRRMLDFVYLFNTPGSDYLNTRCPHCGQLVLEREFYGPMGAKLKLPEKGVSIDNSCPACPGYLPIVGPSATATYQEGDFEGGYPLTRAMEIVAAMLIAMGVHKKTVVVKAWEEILQEGGLKDLHRRIQHPRTYIDALLDFGRKAGVGERAEALAMYLENQMVRVENALASPKHRPRVYYAMGKPLFYINGERLENQLVEAAGGVSLNKMLPPGGRPGRNLPLAQLNALDPEIIFISAFLSNRMDDFLDECLALGVTAKAVKNRRIFVHPAPGWDFGSPRWVLGLLHMAKVFHPTRCHYNVMTEAQIFYRGFYGIDFSPQHINRSFSKPADNWRWIEADPVPAAIPPEPGPEPDRRQMLCC
- a CDS encoding TOBE domain-containing protein, coding for MKLSTRNVLKGKVIELTEGMVMAKVKVDVGSGNGNVLTALISVEAAKELGVKVGEEITVMIKATSVMLATE
- a CDS encoding substrate-binding domain-containing protein, with protein sequence MARKSDDITCNVKAYRMSKGWSQQELADKVDVRRQAIYDIESGRYLPNTAIALRLARIFSCRVEDLFVEQTPQEVQPVHVINGKDDTATRLALGRVRDRLVGLPLHGSESIPFGLRSADGLLTPDRKNAQILSSSERLDKTIILMGCDPAFEVLGHHVNRVAPDARVHCRFASSHRALGRLADGLAHVAGTHLHNTDKGESNVVVASQKLAGLSSSVLGFSMLEEGLMVAKGNPLGIRTVADLAQPMVRFINREPGAALRVLLDDQLQRAGIDGTVINGYQNEVTTHREGAYRIACNVADAALGLRAIAEAFDLGFVSITAARCDLVIPNDVTGHPTIKVLLDVLQSAALRREINAIPGYEGSITGKLIADL
- the modA gene encoding molybdate ABC transporter substrate-binding protein gives rise to the protein MDKRKWGFLFSGWVLWAAVMMAQPAYAARLHIFVGAGLRQPVDQLVHAFEAQTGHQVVVDYGGSGQLLAKINVAASGDLFIPGALFYIEKLEKAGKIRSYRPIVAHTPVIGVNVSQTARIQSFDDLTTPGVRLAMGDPKAMAFGRTAMAICEQSGKKADILKNVTVYGATVKQLAMYVSQGAVDAAIIGRADAFQNRDKISIVDIPKAYLKSETIAAAVLRSAADPALAGRLCDFFSSREAIAVFMQHGFLPLSE
- a CDS encoding ABC transporter permease, whose protein sequence is MRCFCLLPMGVLVLLIVGVLAGLLVQLPFSRILTTLTSAEIRFALRLTLLTSLLATVIALFLGVPTGYFLARQAFPGKALVDTLIDLPMTMTPLVAGVGLLFLLGNDTVRQVLDRMGIQLLFTPWGAVLAQVLIAAPIMTRTSRSAFGALDCRFEQAAQTLGLKPWQVFLRISLPMARPVILSGLVLCWARAVGEFGATLMVAGATRFRTETLPIAVYLNISSGEMGIALVCAWLLIMTGFLVLLAMRWIGSPFWAETPLAGDGP
- a CDS encoding ABC transporter ATP-binding protein, whose product is MTAIRLEKVSVRGVRAVDLAVSDGELFVLLGPSGAGKSTLLQVIAGLLPYRGRVFFNDNCIDSLPPHQRKVGYLFQDLLLFPHLTVRQNLSIAMTHLKLDRQTKNEKIAELLSLFGIAGLAGRYPIQMSGGEKQRAALARAIATDPQILLLDEPFSSLDPDNARRLRAEMKKHQRHFRITTVFVTHNRGEARQLADRMGVIRQGRLTADVSLHEIEKMVPVEDILPVGANESVTAAPFSWGTPMSVIRS